CTACCTGGCGCCGCGCGAACGGCCCGACCCGTTCGATGAACCGGTCGAAGAATGCCTCGGGGTCAACACCAATGCCGATCAGCGCGTTGGGTTCTCGGTTCCCTGACCACTCGGTCACCGTCATGCCGCGAGTCAGGGTCCCCGTCAGCTCGACGTCCACCGCCGCCGGCCGGGTCGCAATCAGTCCGGGATCCAGCGCGACCGCTGCGGCCAATGGATCATGGAGGTGCGCCAGATATCCACCGCGGTCGTCACTGTGGATCTCGAAGTAGAAGCGCATCGCGTCCTCAACCACCCGAATCAACGGGTTGGATGCCATGGAACGGGTGCCGGGTTCGTCGCGCGGGCTCATCAGCATTCCCGAGGCCGGATCGGTAGCGGCCACCAATCTCGCCAGGATGTCCGGCGTCATCACAATTTTATGGGTCAGATTCAAGCCGCACAGGATCGGAAGTCGTTGCGGTTCGGTGGCTTCGGCGGACCAGGCCGCGAACACCTCAGCCGCTGCCTCCGGGTCCACGCTGATGTTCCATTCCGCCACCGCAGTGGTATTGCCCGGGTAGTCGTAGGCGCCGCCCATGATCACCAGCCGGCGCAACAATTTCGGCAGCGTGGGTTCGGCACGCAGCGCCAGTGCCAGATTGGTCAACGGGCCAGTTGCCAGGCCGATTAGCTTCCCGGGAAAAGCGTGCGCCGCGCGTACCCAGGCCGTTGCCGAATCGTAGCTGGTGAGCCGACCGTCGGTGGGCGGCAGATCGGCGTATCCCAAGCCTTTGGGGCCGTGGACTTTTCCGCGATCGGGTCTTTGCCCGTTCAGTGGCAGGTCGGCACCTCTGGACACGGGTATATCGGTGGCCCGGCACAATTCGAGCAAACCGAGGTTGTTCGCGCAC
The nucleotide sequence above comes from Mycobacterium decipiens. Encoded proteins:
- a CDS encoding nucleoside hydrolase — encoded protein: MTAVNVVFADVDTGIDDAMALIFLLASPDANVVGIASTGGNIAVDQVCANNLGLLELCRATDIPVSRGADLPLNGQRPDRGKVHGPKGLGYADLPPTDGRLTSYDSATAWVRAAHAFPGKLIGLATGPLTNLALALRAEPTLPKLLRRLVIMGGAYDYPGNTTAVAEWNISVDPEAAAEVFAAWSAEATEPQRLPILCGLNLTHKIVMTPDILARLVAATDPASGMLMSPRDEPGTRSMASNPLIRVVEDAMRFYFEIHSDDRGGYLAHLHDPLAAAVALDPGLIATRPAAVDVELTGTLTRGMTVTEWSGNREPNALIGIGVDPEAFFDRFIERVGPFARRQVGTPRRT